One Corynebacterium appendicis CIP 107643 DNA window includes the following coding sequences:
- a CDS encoding type II toxin-antitoxin system VapC family toxin, giving the protein MDTWYLDTSAAMKLLVFEEESPAFVEAIDTEKPLLTSSTLLVTELNRARQRRASLDASSVNDLLFRLQIFDLDRLAFQHAGTLPGKHLRSLDAIHISAAMLGGCTTMVTYDHRIAEAAENSGLNVISPGAAANR; this is encoded by the coding sequence ATGGACACTTGGTATTTAGACACATCTGCGGCAATGAAACTGCTCGTGTTCGAAGAGGAATCTCCGGCCTTTGTCGAGGCCATCGACACTGAGAAACCTCTTCTCACGTCGTCGACGCTGCTCGTCACCGAGCTCAACCGCGCCCGCCAAAGACGCGCCTCACTCGACGCATCATCGGTCAACGATCTGCTATTCCGCCTTCAGATTTTCGACCTCGATCGGCTGGCCTTCCAACACGCCGGCACCCTCCCCGGAAAACACCTCAGGTCGCTCGACGCAATTCACATCTCCGCCGCAATGCTGGGCGGCTGCACCACGATGGTGACCTACGACCACCGCATTGCAGAGGCCGCAGAGAACAGCGGCCTCAACGTCATTTCGCCGGGGGCTGCGGCGAACCGGTAG
- a CDS encoding type II toxin-antitoxin system Phd/YefM family antitoxin, translated as MSTAPVPNSSDPSEPTPHTPTTDGPSSPSEPRTIPQRELRNDSSRILREVEQGAEFIITNRGRPVARLTGLRGPYRSRLTYTPPSKPQIFNTENMIKLDISTAELLDGLREKRL; from the coding sequence ATGTCTACCGCACCAGTTCCCAACTCGTCCGATCCGTCCGAACCCACTCCACACACTCCCACAACCGACGGCCCCAGCTCCCCTTCCGAGCCGCGCACGATCCCGCAGCGTGAACTGCGCAACGACAGCAGCAGGATCCTGCGCGAAGTAGAGCAGGGCGCCGAATTCATCATCACCAACCGCGGGCGCCCAGTCGCCCGCCTGACCGGCCTCCGTGGGCCCTACCGTTCACGGTTGACCTACACCCCGCCGTCGAAGCCGCAGATCTTCAATACCGAGAACATGATCAAGCTCGATATCAGCACTGCAGAACTGCTCGATGGTCTCCGGGAAAAAAGGCTGTAG